The following are from one region of the Tenacibaculum dicentrarchi genome:
- a CDS encoding Rid family detoxifying hydrolase — translation MKKIITTSKAPAPIGPYNQAILSGNTLYTSGQIAFNPENGELVMDTIEIETKQVMENMKEVLAAAEMTFENVVKASIFISDMNNFAKINSVYAQYFDEATAPARETVEVANLPKFVNVEISMIAIK, via the coding sequence ATGAAAAAAATTATCACTACCTCAAAAGCTCCTGCACCTATTGGTCCTTATAACCAAGCTATTTTAAGCGGAAACACCTTATATACCTCAGGGCAGATTGCTTTTAATCCTGAAAATGGTGAATTAGTAATGGACACCATCGAAATTGAAACAAAACAAGTAATGGAAAATATGAAAGAAGTTTTAGCCGCTGCTGAAATGACTTTTGAAAACGTAGTAAAAGCATCTATTTTTATTTCTGATATGAATAACTTTGCTAAAATAAACAGCGTTTACGCCCAATATTTTGATGAAGCAACTGCACCTGCAAGAGAAACTGTAGAGGTAGCAAATTTACCAAAATTTGTAAATGTAGAAATTAGCATGATTGCCATTAAATAA
- the pfkA gene encoding 6-phosphofructokinase, protein MRKIKKIAVMTSGGDAPGMNAAIRSVVRTCAYYQTQCMGIYRGYQGLIENDLVSFTARSVNNIINKGGTILKTARSDDFRTKEGRKKAHQNLLDNKVDALIVIGGDGSFTGAVLFGKEFDFPVIGIPGTIDNDIYGTSHTIGYDTALNTVVEAIDKIRDTASSHNRLFFVEVMGRDAGFIALNAGVGAGAEEILIPEENLGLERMLASLKKSSKSGKSSSIVVVSEGDKTGENVFELANYVEKNMTAYEVRVSVLGHLQRGGAPSCFDRVLASRLGVKAVELLLDGKTNLMVGLQNNKVETTTLEKAIKGNNSINMELLRVSDIMTT, encoded by the coding sequence ATGAGGAAAATAAAAAAAATAGCAGTCATGACCTCTGGAGGAGATGCTCCAGGAATGAATGCAGCAATTAGGTCGGTAGTAAGAACATGTGCTTATTATCAGACTCAATGTATGGGTATTTATAGAGGGTATCAAGGTTTAATAGAAAACGATTTAGTTTCTTTTACGGCCCGAAGTGTCAATAATATTATTAATAAAGGTGGCACTATATTAAAAACGGCGCGTTCTGATGATTTTAGAACCAAAGAAGGGCGTAAAAAAGCACATCAAAATTTATTAGACAATAAGGTTGATGCTTTAATTGTTATTGGTGGCGACGGTTCATTTACAGGAGCTGTTCTTTTTGGCAAGGAATTTGATTTTCCTGTTATCGGAATTCCTGGAACTATTGATAATGATATTTACGGAACATCCCACACTATTGGTTATGATACGGCTTTAAATACGGTTGTTGAAGCGATTGATAAAATTAGAGATACCGCATCATCGCATAATCGATTATTTTTTGTTGAGGTGATGGGAAGAGATGCGGGGTTTATCGCCTTAAATGCAGGGGTTGGTGCAGGAGCTGAAGAAATTTTAATTCCTGAAGAAAATTTAGGATTAGAGCGTATGTTAGCTTCTTTAAAGAAAAGTAGTAAAAGCGGTAAATCATCAAGTATTGTAGTGGTATCCGAAGGAGATAAAACAGGTGAAAATGTATTTGAATTAGCCAATTATGTTGAAAAAAACATGACAGCATATGAGGTTCGAGTATCTGTTTTAGGACATTTGCAAAGAGGTGGAGCTCCTAGTTGTTTTGACCGAGTTTTAGCAAGCAGATTAGGCGTAAAAGCCGTTGAATTATTACTTGACGGAAAAACCAATTTAATGGTTGGGCTTCAGAATAATAAGGTAGAAACAACTACTTTAGAAAAAGCAATAAAAGGAAATAATAGTATAAATATGGAGCTTTTAAGAGTTTCTGATATTATGACCACATAA
- a CDS encoding DUF2853 family protein: MSKFDEKVELYKKFMDDRKLSVNLELLTAVTKGLGPSIYKTDAETVSGTDPKELLTVKNNFLIKKLGLADTPELDNAIDQVMEQIGRSERKKYRAVVYYLLTKKFNKEAVYGM, from the coding sequence ATGAGTAAATTTGACGAAAAAGTAGAATTGTATAAAAAGTTTATGGACGACAGAAAACTGTCTGTAAATCTTGAATTATTAACAGCTGTAACCAAAGGATTAGGTCCTTCAATTTACAAAACAGATGCCGAAACAGTATCAGGTACTGATCCAAAAGAATTGCTAACCGTTAAAAATAACTTTTTAATCAAAAAATTAGGTTTAGCAGATACTCCTGAATTAGATAATGCTATTGACCAAGTTATGGAACAAATAGGTCGCTCAGAAAGAAAGAAATACAGAGCTGTAGTTTACTATTTGTTAACAAAAAAGTTTAACAAAGAAGCAGTGTACGGAATGTAA
- the gap gene encoding type I glyceraldehyde-3-phosphate dehydrogenase encodes MIKIGINGFGRIGRLAFRTAMKRENIQVVAINDLLDVEYLAYLLKYDSVHGRFDGDIEIKEGNLIVNGQEIRISSDKNPENLKWDEVSATHILEATGLFTDKEKAALHIKGGAKKVIISAPSKDANMYVMGVNHQDLKADEVVFSNASCTTNCLAPVVKVINDAYGLTEGIMTTVHAATATQNAVDGFNKKWRRGRSAMNNIIPTSTGAGSALVKIIPEMKGKLTAMAVRVPTADVSLIDLTFKTQKTTSLKEIMETFKKASQNEFKGIIGYTEDAVVSQDFVSEPRVSVIDASASMELNEQFFKIISWYDNEFGYATKIVDLIEYSASLEKI; translated from the coding sequence ATGATAAAAATAGGAATTAACGGGTTTGGTAGAATAGGAAGGTTAGCATTTCGTACTGCCATGAAAAGAGAAAATATACAAGTTGTTGCCATCAATGATTTGTTAGATGTGGAGTATTTAGCCTATTTATTAAAATATGATTCTGTACACGGTCGTTTTGATGGTGATATTGAAATAAAAGAAGGAAATTTAATTGTAAACGGACAAGAGATAAGAATTTCTTCGGATAAAAATCCTGAGAATTTAAAATGGGATGAAGTTTCGGCAACACATATTTTGGAAGCAACAGGTTTATTTACTGATAAAGAAAAAGCAGCTTTACATATAAAAGGAGGGGCTAAAAAAGTAATTATTTCAGCACCATCAAAAGATGCCAATATGTATGTGATGGGGGTAAACCATCAAGATTTAAAAGCCGATGAGGTGGTTTTTTCAAATGCTTCTTGTACTACAAATTGTTTGGCACCTGTAGTAAAGGTAATTAATGATGCTTACGGTTTAACCGAAGGAATTATGACTACGGTTCATGCGGCAACAGCTACACAAAATGCTGTTGATGGTTTTAATAAAAAATGGCGTAGAGGACGTTCGGCAATGAATAATATTATTCCAACATCGACAGGAGCAGGAAGTGCTTTGGTAAAAATAATTCCAGAAATGAAAGGAAAATTAACGGCAATGGCAGTTCGAGTGCCCACGGCAGATGTTTCTTTAATCGATTTGACTTTTAAAACTCAAAAGACAACTTCATTAAAAGAAATTATGGAAACTTTTAAAAAGGCTTCTCAAAATGAGTTTAAAGGAATTATAGGATATACCGAAGATGCTGTAGTTTCTCAAGATTTTGTATCAGAACCTAGAGTATCGGTAATTGACGCATCGGCAAGTATGGAACTTAATGAGCAATTTTTTAAAATCATTTCTTGGTATGATAACGAGTTTGGTTACGCTACAAAAATTGTAGATTTAATAGAATACTCCGCTTCTTTAGAAAAAATTTAA
- a CDS encoding tetratricopeptide repeat protein produces the protein MSILKFESMLKTNDVYFFDAVEFETIIEHYLDIAKNSLAKKAVSLGLEQHPSSIQLKLMKVELLVFDNELKKATELLKNIEAVEPYNDEVFIQKALILSKKNKHKQAISVLNESLSFIEDPADIWSMLGMEYLYLDDYKNARLNFEKCVAFDMEDFSSLYNIVYCFDMEEKHIEAIQYLNTYIDKNPYCEVAWHQLGRKYAEIGMRREALTAFEYSILIDENFIAGYLEMAKTLEDLNRYEEAIKNYKITLKLDEPTTFSYIRIGDCYEKLENSNKAIYFYKKAVNKDPFFDKGWALLTNIYFENKNYQKALYYIKKAIEIDEINPFYWRIYSDINLKLNFYEEAVKGFYTCIELGDDEMEVYTDLADILLFLGEFDEALKILIKAKKLYEDFAEIEYRLCGLFMILDKQSYGLIHLKNALAINFELHDIINELYPTVFEHEKVQEVISDYRKALK, from the coding sequence ATGTCGATATTAAAATTTGAATCTATGCTGAAAACCAACGATGTCTATTTTTTTGATGCCGTTGAGTTTGAAACAATTATTGAACATTATTTAGATATAGCCAAAAATTCATTGGCTAAAAAAGCGGTGTCCTTAGGCTTAGAACAGCATCCGTCATCAATTCAATTAAAATTAATGAAAGTAGAGCTTTTAGTTTTTGATAATGAATTAAAAAAAGCCACTGAATTGCTTAAAAATATTGAAGCTGTTGAACCTTATAACGATGAGGTTTTTATTCAAAAAGCATTAATTTTATCTAAAAAAAATAAACATAAGCAAGCAATATCAGTTTTAAATGAATCGCTATCTTTTATTGAAGATCCAGCAGATATTTGGTCAATGTTAGGCATGGAATATTTGTATTTAGACGATTATAAAAATGCTCGTTTAAATTTTGAAAAATGTGTAGCTTTTGATATGGAAGATTTTTCGTCTTTATATAATATTGTGTATTGTTTTGATATGGAAGAAAAACATATTGAGGCGATACAATATTTAAACACTTATATAGATAAAAACCCTTATTGTGAGGTAGCTTGGCATCAATTAGGTAGAAAATATGCCGAAATAGGAATGCGTAGAGAGGCGCTTACGGCATTTGAATATTCGATATTAATAGACGAAAATTTTATAGCTGGTTATTTAGAAATGGCTAAAACTTTAGAAGATTTAAACCGCTATGAAGAGGCTATTAAAAACTATAAAATTACCTTAAAGTTAGACGAGCCTACGACTTTTTCATATATAAGAATAGGGGATTGTTACGAAAAATTAGAAAATAGTAATAAAGCAATTTATTTTTATAAAAAAGCAGTTAACAAAGATCCTTTTTTCGATAAAGGTTGGGCGTTATTAACGAATATTTATTTTGAAAATAAAAACTATCAGAAAGCGCTATATTATATTAAAAAAGCCATTGAAATAGATGAAATAAACCCTTTTTATTGGCGAATATATAGCGATATAAATTTAAAATTGAATTTTTATGAAGAGGCTGTAAAAGGATTTTATACCTGCATTGAGTTAGGCGATGATGAAATGGAAGTTTATACTGATTTAGCAGATATTTTATTATTTTTAGGTGAATTTGACGAAGCTTTAAAAATCTTGATTAAAGCCAAAAAACTATATGAAGATTTTGCTGAAATTGAATATCGTTTGTGTGGTTTGTTTATGATTTTAGACAAGCAATCGTACGGATTAATACATTTAAAAAATGCGTTGGCGATTAATTTTGAATTGCACGATATTATAAATGAGTTGTATCCTACTGTTTTTGAACACGAAAAGGTTCAGGAAGTTATTTCTGATTATAGAAAAGCCTTGAAATAA
- a CDS encoding sodium:solute symporter family protein, whose product MTLTTLDYTIIIGFFLISLLIGVWASKSAGKSSADFFLSGRNMPWWLLGVSMVATTFAADTPGLVTELVRKNGVSGNWVWWAMLLTGMLTVFFYAKLWRKSGITTDLEFYELRYSGKMAGFLRGFRAIYLGVIFNIITMAGVCLAGAKIANILLGISQGEMLIYSSIIVVIYSSLGGLKGVLLTDFVQFILAMIGSVWATVYIVNMPEINGLSNLLSHPNVSGKLNMLPDFSNTESLITLFIIPFAVQWWSTWYPGAEPGGGGYIAQRMLAAKDEKNATWATLFFNFAHYALRPWPWIIVGLASLIIFPSLESMNQAFPNLSEEMQGHDVGYAAMMTYLPAGLLGIVLTSLIAAFMSTISTQLNWGSSYIVNDFYSRFINKEASEKQKVVVGRISTVLLMICAALFSFYLQSAKDVFDLLLQIGAGTGLLFILRWFWSRINPYSEIAAMGISFVIAFFFFINRKLENPFFEIAGYWQLIIGVVITTFGWILVTLLTKPTDKKTIDNFESLIFEGEDKFKNIGIKIVGFITGTIGVYSFLFATGNWIYGKTLLASILTVTTLICVGILLKIWKRIS is encoded by the coding sequence ATGACATTAACAACGCTTGATTACACAATTATTATCGGATTTTTTCTCATTTCATTACTTATTGGTGTTTGGGCATCAAAATCGGCAGGAAAAAGTAGTGCTGATTTTTTTTTATCAGGTAGAAATATGCCTTGGTGGCTTTTAGGAGTTTCAATGGTTGCGACCACTTTTGCCGCCGATACACCAGGTTTAGTAACCGAACTAGTGCGTAAAAATGGTGTTTCAGGAAACTGGGTTTGGTGGGCAATGCTGCTTACAGGGATGCTAACCGTATTTTTTTATGCAAAATTATGGCGAAAATCAGGAATTACAACCGATTTAGAATTTTATGAATTGCGCTATTCGGGTAAAATGGCAGGTTTTTTAAGAGGATTTAGAGCTATTTATTTAGGTGTAATTTTTAATATTATAACCATGGCTGGAGTTTGTTTGGCAGGGGCTAAAATCGCTAATATATTATTAGGGATTTCGCAAGGAGAAATGTTAATCTATTCGTCTATTATTGTGGTTATTTATTCGTCTTTAGGCGGATTAAAAGGTGTTTTACTTACCGATTTTGTTCAATTTATACTTGCCATGATTGGTTCAGTTTGGGCAACAGTTTATATTGTAAATATGCCTGAAATAAATGGTTTATCAAATTTATTAAGCCATCCAAATGTAAGCGGAAAATTAAATATGTTGCCTGATTTTTCAAATACCGAATCGTTAATTACTTTGTTTATAATTCCGTTTGCCGTGCAATGGTGGAGTACTTGGTATCCTGGTGCAGAACCTGGTGGTGGTGGTTATATTGCACAGCGAATGTTAGCCGCTAAAGATGAAAAAAATGCTACTTGGGCAACCTTATTTTTTAATTTTGCACATTATGCTTTGCGTCCTTGGCCTTGGATTATTGTCGGGCTGGCATCTTTAATTATTTTCCCTAGTTTAGAAAGTATGAATCAGGCGTTTCCTAATTTATCCGAAGAAATGCAAGGGCACGATGTTGGTTATGCCGCTATGATGACCTATTTACCCGCAGGTTTGTTAGGGATTGTATTAACCTCTTTAATAGCCGCTTTTATGAGTACGATTTCTACCCAATTAAATTGGGGAAGTTCGTATATCGTGAATGATTTTTACAGTCGTTTTATCAATAAAGAAGCTTCGGAAAAACAAAAAGTTGTGGTTGGTCGGATTTCTACTGTTTTATTAATGATTTGTGCTGCTTTATTTTCATTTTATTTGCAATCGGCTAAAGATGTTTTTGATTTATTATTGCAAATTGGTGCAGGAACAGGCTTATTATTTATTTTAAGATGGTTTTGGAGCCGAATTAATCCGTACAGTGAAATTGCTGCAATGGGAATATCATTTGTAATTGCATTTTTCTTTTTTATCAACAGAAAATTAGAAAACCCGTTTTTTGAAATCGCAGGCTATTGGCAATTAATTATTGGTGTCGTAATTACTACTTTCGGATGGATTTTAGTAACGCTTTTAACAAAACCTACAGATAAAAAAACAATTGATAATTTTGAGAGTTTAATTTTTGAAGGCGAAGATAAATTTAAAAATATCGGTATAAAAATTGTCGGTTTTATTACTGGAACAATTGGAGTTTATAGTTTTTTATTCGCCACAGGAAACTGGATTTATGGTAAAACATTACTAGCCTCAATATTAACTGTAACAACCTTAATTTGTGTAGGAATTTTACTGAAAATTTGGAAGCGTATTTCCTAA